One Archangium violaceum genomic window, CCCACGTACAGCGTCACGCTGTCGAGCCGCCGGTCCAGGGGCAGCGACTCGCCACCCTTGCGCTGGTACAGCACCATGATGCCGTAGTGCTGCCGCACCACGTGCCAGTACGCCCACAGCGAGGCGAACGTCAGGAAGAGCTCGAAGGGCAAGCGGGTCCCCAGCGCCGCCGACAATCCGAAGAGCAGGGGCCCCGAGGCGAACCACCCCAGGCTGCCCAGGAGCAGACGCCGCCGTGTCCGCCATTCGCGTGCGTCCAGGTACGTGCGGGACACCGTGGCGAACAGGTGCGGCCCGTCCAGCGCCAGCACCCACGCCCACCAGAGGACGAAGCCGCTGACACCACCCAGGACGTGCAGCCCGACCAGCGCGCCGCTCGCGGCGACCCCTCCCAACGTGGAAATCAGATCGTGCCGTCGGTCCACGAGCCAGCCCGTGCGGGCCGGTGTGGGACCGGTGAGAGTGACAGCGGTCATGAATGGCTCCTACGAAGGTGACCAGGATACAACGAGGCGCGGGGCGTCGAGACCCCCGGTTCCTTCGAATCCGGGATGCATCGGACATCTCGTCATGTGACGAGACAGGTAGAGTCGTGCGCTTGACTCGATGGGTTCTCAGGGGGGATACTCATGAGCGGGTGACCAGGTAGGGCGTGGTCGTGCGCAATGACTGACAGGGCGGTCGGAGCGCAATGCGTGTCAGAGGGGCTGGTTAGCCTCGCGAAGGATGGGGGGCGTTGCCGGGGAGAGTGGGAGCAGGTGGATGGGGCGGTCTACGCCGATGGTCTCTCTCGTCTGATCGAGTGCAAACACTGGCGGGAGCCCCTGGACTTCAGCCCGATTGCGAAGTTCAAGGCCCGGGTCGAGCGGCGGCTAGCGGCGACCATCGGGCTGCTGTTCTGCGTGAGTGGGTTCTCCCTGCCCGCGCTGCGCGAGGCTCGAGTGTAGCCCGTGCGCGATGTCTTGCTGTGGCAGAGGAGGGATGTGGAGGAAGCCGCGATGGACTACGAGCTCAAGGGGGAGGACTTCCAATGAATCCGGTCTTGATCGTGCGAGGGAAGGCGATGGTCCTGGTATTCCGCAAGTTGCTCGAGCCGGAATTCGGACGCGAGCTTCACGTGCTCGAGTCGGATCACACTGGAGATGGAGTCTCCCTGGCACGTTCCATCCTCCTCAACCGCAAGTCCATCGTGGCGCTGGTGACCGATGCGAAGCCAGAGGAGCTCCGGCAGACGCACCGCTCCATCGTGTACCTGCTCATCAGCGTGGCCTGCGCGGACCTGTGGAAGGTGGCCTTGCTGGTGCCGCAGATGGAGGTGCTGCTCTTCCAGGAGCGGGGAGTGCTGCGCCAGGTGCTTGGGCGGGAGCCGACGGAGGCGGAGCTGACACGTGGCCAGACCGAGCCCCGGCGCGTCCTGGAGGAGCAGCTCGGGCTCGAGAGCTGGGCGTTGGACGAGGAGCTGTGCCGGCGTCTGGAGACGGTGGACATGAGCCCCCTGGCAGGGCAGCCCGCCGTGCAGCAGGTGCGTCAGTTCTTCCAAGCACACCGCGAGGGGCGCGCCTCACTGCCCTTCTGAATCCAGGACGCACCGGCCCGCCCGCCTGGAGGCCAGACAGACGCTCCCTCTCCTCCAGGTGAGAGGAATGGCTCACATCCCCCACTCATGAACTCAGACCTCTGAACCCAGGAGGTACGACATGAGAACGAGTGGGAGTAGATGGGCATTGGCCTGTTCTTTGGCATTGGCGTCCGGTGGAGCGCTCGCGGGAGCGGGGTGCGCCCACTCCACGCAACGAGAGGTTCCAGGTGAGGCGGCCGGGAAGAAGCACGACTCCAAGCGAGGGTCCCCGCAGCTCCTGAAGCGCTTCCCGGCCATGAACAACCCCGACGTCCGTAGCATCACGGAGCTGGTGGACTTCCGGGGGAAGACCTACTTCGGCCGGAGCCCGGATGCCGGAGGGCCGTCTCTCTGGAAGAGCAATGGCACCGTCAAGGGCACCGTGCTCGTCAAGCAGTTCCCCGAGGTGACCGGTGCCAGCATCCGCGAGTTGACCGTCGTGGGCGATCGTCTCTTCTTCGTGGCGGATGATGGCGTGCACGGAGCCGAGCCGTGGATCAGCGATGGCACTTCTCAGGGCACGCGCATGCTCGCGGACATCACCCCGGGAGCCGCCTCCTCGTCCCTGGAAGAGCTGGCCGCCGTCGGCAACGCCCTGTTCTTCGTGCGCAGGGTTCCCGGGACCGAGGTCCATGAGGAGCTGTGGAAGAGCGATGGCACCGCGGCCGGGACCGTTCGCCTCAAGGACCTGGGCACGGCGCCCAGCGGGGGCATCGCCATCGGGCTGACCGGCTCCGGCGATCGCCTCTTCTTCAGCGGGTTGGATCCAGCGCACGGCCGCGAGCCCTGGATGAGTGATGGCACCGAGGCCGGTACCCGGATGGTCAAGGACATCAACCCGGGGCCCCAGAGCTCCTTCCCCAACTTCCCCGTCTTCGTGGAATCGGGAGTGAACTACTTCGCCGCCACCAACCCCGAGAACGGACGCGAGCTATGGCGGTCCGATGGCACGGAGAGCGGCACGGTGCTCGTGGAGGACATCGTCCCCGGTCCCACGGGCTCCCGGCCGCGGCCCTTCACGTTCTTCAAGGGGCGGCTCTACTTCACCTCGAGCGAGTCGCCCGATGGGGCCCTGCGGCTGCGCACTCTCGTGCCGGGCAATACGAGCTCGGAGCACATCACCGACATCCCCAACCCGTTCGGTCCCGGAGCGCCTCCGCCGAGGGAGCCTCTCGTCATCTACGCGGCGGGGACTGACAACCAGCTCTTCATGACCGTCAACTTCCCCGACCTCACCGCCCCCACCCCTCGGGACGTGCAGCTCTGGCGCACCGACGGCACCGGGGGCGGGACCCGGCTGCTGCACAGGCCGCTGTTCCTCTCGGACCGCTACCCGCCGCCCAACCTCATCCCCATGCGCGACGGCGTCGTCTTCACCGGCTTCAGCCCGGAGACGGGGAACGAGCTGTGGAAGAGTGATGGCACCGTGTCTGGCACGCGTGTGCTGATGGACTTCGTGCCCGGGCCCACCGGCTCGGCGCCCTTGTTCCTGACGCGCTCGGACGGAGAGCTCTTCTTCGTGAACCAGGGCGCCGACCGCGGCGAGCAACTCTGGAAGCTCCCGCTCCACAAGGACCGGCACCACGATCGCCGGGCCGCGCGCTGAACCTTCCACGGTGGAGATACGGCACATGATGGACCAGGAGTATCGAAACGCGCTCATCACGGGCGCTCCGAGCCAGTTGGCGCGCGAGCTGGCGCTATGGCTTGGCGAGAGGGGCACGCGGGTCTACGTCACGGCGCGAAATCAGGAGGAGCTGGAGCCCTACCTCGCGCGGGCCCGGGGCTCGGGTGCCCGGCTCGTGCCGGTGGAGCTGGACACCTCCCGGGTGGAGACGGCACGCGAGCGCCTCCTCGCGCTCGACGAGGAGTGCGGTGGGCTGGACCTGGTGGTGGCCGCGGGCACGTACGAGGAGACGAACGCCCGGGACTTCTCCTGGGAGCGCGCGCGCCACCTCATCGAGACCAACGTCATGGGGGCGGTGGCGCTCCTGTCCGCGGTGCTGCCACGCATGTTGGAGCGTGACCGCGGGCACCTGGTGGGCATCTCCAGCCTGGCCGCGTACCGGGGCCTGGCGGGGCGCTCGGCCTACTCGGGCACCAAGGCCTTCATCTCCAACTTCATGGAGAGCCTGCGCGTGGACCTGAAGGACACCCGGCTGCGCGTCACCTGCGTCTACCCCGGGCACCTGCGCAACCACCATGCGGTGTGGGGCCATTCCGAGCCCTTCACCCTGGACGAGAAGGACGCGGCGGCGCGCATGGGACGGGCCATCCTCCAGGGGAAGGCCCGGTGCGCCATGCCCTGGCAGGCCGCCGCCTTCATGCGTGTGATGCAGGTGTTGCCCGGCGCCCTCTTCGACACGATCGCCCGTCGTATGCGTTGAGGCGGGATCGAGGGCTGGGGAGACCCCCCAGCCCTCTCCGGCCCGCGCAATTCCTCTCGAAAATTCACGGAACGAAAGACGGAGCCGCCCTTCCCTCGTGAAGGCGGCTCCGTCACACGTTCGCTCGGCTCCTTCTGTCTGTGTATCCACACACTGATTTTTCATTCCACCCATTCAGGAAGGAAGCCTCCATGAACCCAGACACCCGGGGTCCCCGCATCACCGCGCACTCGTTCTTCAAGGAGATGCGCTCGTACGGCTACACCTCGAAGCAGATCATCCGGATCATCAACGAGCTGCTCGAGCTCGTCACCACCAGCGTCCGCGAGGAGCGGCGCACCCCCTCCGTCGCGGAGGCCCGGGTGGAGGCGGGGCGCGGCCCGCTGGATGTCCGCTGAAGAGCGCGCGTCACAACACATTCCGCGGCCTTCCATCCGAATGTCCCGGCCAAGACGCGGGACAGGGTTTCCCCCTCGAAGGTCCCCCCCCCCTCACACCGAAATGGTCCATCCATGAAGAACAACACGTCCACGCGTGAAGTCCATCCTACGTTCCTCTGCCTGAGCTCGGCGTTCCCGAAGAATGCCTATGCGCAGAAGGATCTCTACGAGACGTTCGGCAAGGAGATCTACGGCGACATCGCCGCGCTCGAGCGCATCATCCGGCGCGTCCGCGTGAAGCGCCGCTACCTGGCCCTGGACCCGCGCGAGGTGCTGAGCCGCAAGGTCGGGCTCGGTGAGCGCATGGCCATCTTCGAGCGCGAAGTCATGGAGGTGGGAGGGCGCTCGGTGGAGGCGGTGCTGCGTCAGGTGGATCGCGAGTCCATCGGCAGCTTCGTCATGGCCAGCAGCACCGGCTACATCGCTCCCACGCCGGATCTGCTCCTGGCGAGGCAGCACCACCTGCCCGCCCAGCTGCGCCGCACCTTCGTGGGCAACATGGCCTGCAACGGGGGGATGAACGCGCTCAACGTCGCCCTGGACAGCCTGATGGCGCGCCCGAACGAGCGGGTGCTGCTCAATTGCACCGAGTTCAGCTCGCTCCACGTCCGCCCCGAGGAGTCCAGCCGCGAGCAGGTCGTCGTCCACGCCCTCTTCGCCGATGGGAGTGCCTCCACCGTGATGGGCATGGAGCCGCCGGGGGTCGGGCCGCAGGTGCTGGACTTCCACTCCACGCACCTCTACGGCGCGGTCGACCTGATGACGTGGCGGCTGGTGGACGAGGGCTTCCGCATGACGCTCTCGCCCGAGGTGCCCGGCCTCATCGGGGAGCACATCGAGTCGCTCATCGGAGCGCTCACCGCGAAGGCGGGCCTGAGCGCCAGTGACATCAAGCACTGGGCCGTCCATCCGGGTGGGCCGAAGATCGTGGAGGTCATCGGCCAGAAGTTCGGGCTGAGCGACTCCCAGCTCCGCTCCACCTGGCACATCCTCGAGGAGTACGGCAACTGCTCCTCGGCCACCGTCTACCTCGTCCTGGAGGATCTGATCGCCAAGGACAAGCCGCGGCCGGGTGAGTACGGCGTGATGCTCGCCTTCGGCCCCGGGTTGACGATGGAAGGGGCCCTGCTGCGCTTCTGAGGCGCTCCGGGCCTACCGGAAGGTCAGGCCGGTCATGGGGAGCCGGGAGGCCATCATGCGCCGACGCCGGAGGATGGAGCGCAATCCCAGCCACATGGCCACGAGTGACACACCCATCCACACCGCGGCCCAGAGGGGCGCGGGCAGGTACGTGAGCTGCGCCATGGCCTGGGCGTCGGAGACACCGACCTCCAGGCCATAGCCGAACAGGCCCTTGATGTCCTGAAGGGCCATCAGGCACGACAGCGCGGCGATCCACACGATCAGCCCGCGCCTCATCCACACCGGGCCCTTCCACGCGACCAGTCCCAGCAGGGCGCCCATGCCGGCGATGAAGCCGAGCGTGAAGAGTCCATCCGAGCGCGAGGAGCCGGTGGCGAGCGCATGGGCGGCACCGGGGTCGGGCGGGAGCAGGGGCACCCAGAGGACGGCCACACCCACCATCCAGGCGACCAGGCCCCATAGGAGCAGGCGTCCACTGCGCATGCGACCGGCGGCCACCAGCAGCAGGGCTCCGGCGACGGAGGAGCCCACGTAGCCACCGGAGGCGATGAGCAGCTCCTTCCAGAGCGAACCCGTGAGTGAGTGGTAGGTGAGCCCACCCGTGGCCGGGCTGATGGTGACGCTGCCCACGTGTGAGCCCAGGGCCCAGGCGGTGAGGGCGTGTCCGCTCTCGTGCATGAGCGTCACGAGCAGCCGGAAGGGGTACAGCCACACCGTCTGCCAGAGGAAGAGGCTGGCCACGGCGGCGAGCACCAGACACGCCAGCAGGGCGCGGGTGGACATCGGCGGCGGCTCGGGGACGGGTCGCATGACGCTTGGACGCTAACACGGGACTTTTTGTTCCGCGGGTCGTCTCACGGGGAGCGGGCAGGGGAGGGGGTCCCGGGTTGCATGGCACCTCCAGAGCGGGTGTGATGAAGGGGTGAGTCTTCCCGTAGAGCCGCTTTCCTCCGGAGCTCCTTCCCCGGAGAGCCCGCCCCCCGTGACTCCGGTCGCCCCTCGCCCGGCCCGGGATGCGCGCTACGACTGGGCCGCCGAACGCACCTTGCTGGCGTGGGTCCGCACCGGCCTGGCGATGATGGGGTTTGGCTTCGTCGTGGCCCGCTTCGGTGCCTTCCTGCGAGCGCTCGGTGTCACCGCGCCCGGTGCGGTGCTGGACCAGGGCCAGTCCTCCTCCTCGATGGTGGTGGGTCTGCTGATGGTGGCGTTCGGCATCGTGGCCAACCTCGTGGCCGTCCAACGCTACCTGTACAACCACCGGGCGCTCTCGCGTGGGGAGCCCATCGACCCCTCCCCGGCCGGTCCCGCGGCGCTGGCCATCTTCGCCGCGTTGCTCGGGGGCGTGCTGGTGCTCCTGTTGGGGAGGACCCTGCTGAGCTGAGCGCCGCGCCTCCCCCCATGCTGGAGCGGTGGGGCCCGGCATAGAGTGGGGGGAATGGCATCGGACATGGCATCCAGGAAGAGCACGGTCGAGGCGTATGCCGCCCAGCACCGGGGCGACGCGGACCACTACGCCACCTACTTCGCGGGCATGGATGCGTCCATGCAGCAGAAGGTGGCCCTCACCACCGCGCACTTCCCCACGCGCGGCCGGGTGGCGGACATGGGCAGTGGCTCGGGCCGTGGCACCCATGACCTGGCCTGTCTCTACAGGGGCCTGGAGTTGGTGGGCGTGGACATCAACCCCGTGTCCGTGGACATGGCCGCCGCCTCCTACCAGCGCCCCAACCTGCGCTTCGTGGTGGGCGACATCGCCGACCCCGTCTTTCCTCCGGAGTCGCTGGATGGGGTGCTCGACTCGTCGGTGCTCCACCACGTCACCAGCTTCAACGGCTTCTCGCTCGCGCGGCTGGAGGAGTGTCTGGACAACCATGTGCGCGCGCTGCGTACCGGCGGTGTCATCATCATCCGCGACTTCCTCGTTCCGGAGGGGCCCGAGGAGGTGTTCCTCGACCTGCCCGAGACGGATGGGGCGGCCGAGGGTCCCGTCTCCGGGCTCTCCACCGCCGCGCTCTTCGAGCGCTTCGCACGCGACTTCCGTTGCAGCGTCAACCGCGACGGCCCGGTGCCCCATACACGGCTCGCCTCGCCCCACGCGGGGCACGTCCGCTACCGGCTCACCCTGCGCGCCGCCAATGAGTTCATCCTCCGCAAGGACTACCGCACCGACTGGGACGTGGAGCTGCTCGAGGAGTATTCCTATTTCTCCCAGTCCCAGTTCGAGTCCGCCTTCCGGCGCCGCGGGCTGCGCATCCTCAGCTCGATGCCCATCCGCAACCCGTGGATCATCGCCAACCGCTACGAGGGCCGTTTTCATTTGAGCGACCTCGAGGGCCGGCCGCTGCCGTTCCCGGCCACCAACTACCTCATCGTCGGGGAGAAGGTGCCCCCGGGCGCGGGCGTCGAGCTGCGCGAGGAGCGCCGGGAGTCGCTCACCACGCCCCACTTCCTGTCCCTCCGCGCCTGGCGCCACGACTCCGGCCACGTCCTCGAGCTGGTGGAGCGTCCGGGGCGCACGTTGGATCTGCTGCCCTGGTTCCGCCAGGACGGCCAGGTGTTCGTGCTGGCGAAGAAGGGCTTTCCGCGGCCCATCGTCAACGCGTGCGCGGACCATCCCAACCTGGGAGGCGCGGCGCTGTCCGGATACGTCACCGAGCCCCTCGCCGCCATCACCCACGCGGGAGAGGCGCCGGACAAGGCCATCGCGCGCATCCTGCACGAGCGGGCCGGGCTGTCCGCCGACAGCATCCGCTCCCTGAGCGAGCCGGCGCGCTACTTCACCTCGCCCGGTGGGGTGAGCGAGCGCGTGGCCGCGTACCTGGTGGAGGTCGCGCCTACCGCCGGGTTGCCCGCGCCCGACTACGGTCCGTTCACCAGTGCGGGCTCGGTGCGCGAGCTCGATGCGCGCCAGGTGCTCCGTGCCTGCCACGTGGGCGGCATGGTGGACGCGCGGTTGGAGATCAACATCCACCGTCTGCTGCGCCACCTGGGCACCTCTCCCGGGCCGTGGATCGGCGCGACGCTCCAGCTCACCGAGCAGACCGGTGGGCCTCGCTGGGCCCAGGACGCGCTGACGCCCGAGCGCCGCGTGACGTTCACTCCCCACGAGGAGGGTGCCAGTGGCTACCTGGACCTGCGCACCGGCACCTTCTCCGAGCGGGACGCGGAGGGGCGCGTGTTGGCGAGCGTGCCGCGCGAGTACCTCGTGCCGCGCGAGGCCAGCCGCAACACCACGGTGGCGCTTCCGGTGGTGCGGACGCGGGAGGGCTTCTGGGTGGGGCTCGAGCACCGGGAGTTGCCGGTGGTGCAGCACTTCACGGGCAGCGCCCACTTCGCGGTGACACCGGCCTGGCGGCTGCCCCGGACGCTCACCCACCTGGGCCAGGTGCCCGCCTTCATCACCGAGCGCCTGCGCGAGGAGTTCTCCGTCACGGTACGCGATGTCTGGGAGCTCGGAGGCTCGTACCACGCGACTCCAGGTGTCACTCCCGAGCTGGTGTGGCCGTTCGCCGTGGAGGTCGAGGCCGACGCGGCGTGTGACTCGCGCCTGCGCTGGATGCCACTCGAGGTGCTCATCGGCCAGTTGGACGAGGTGCAGGATGCGCACCTGCTGGTGGTGGCCTGGCGGCTGGCGCACGCGCTGGGCGTGTTGGGGTGAGGCTCCGCCACTTCCCTCTACGAGTGGGCCTCACACTCCCCCCTCGTCCCGTCGTGCTCCGAGCCCAGGCCCAGCGGCAGCCGCACCGTGGCCACCGCTCCGCCGCCCTCGCGCGGGCGCAGTGAGATGCGCCCTCCGTGGCGGCGGATGATCTCCCGCGACACGTACAGCCCCACGCCGATGCCCGAGATGCCCGTCTGCTCGCGCCGGTCCCCGCGCTCGAAACGCCCGAAGAGCTGCTCCTCGTCCTCCACGCGCAGGCCGATTCCCCGGTCCGCCACCACCAGCTCCGCCTCGCCGTCCGGCAGCACCCGCGTGAACACCTCGATGAGTCCCCCCGTCGGGCTGTACTTGATGGCGTTGGACACGAGGTTGTGCACCACCTGCTCCATGCGGAGCTCGTCGAAGACGCCCACCAGCGGGCGCGTGAAGAGCTCCAACGTGTGCAGCGGCGAGGCTCCCACCAGCCCCTCCGCCACCCGCCGCACCACCTCGCTCAGGTCCATCCGCGTGCGCTGCAGGGGCAGCTGCTCCAGGCCGAGCTGCGAGGCATCCAGCAGCTGGTTCACCAGCCGCGTCACCCGGTCCACCTGCCGGCTCACGTTGTCCAGCCGAGCCACGTGCTCGCCGCCCACCTTGCGCCTCAATAGCTGCACCTGCGCCTTGAGCGCCGTGAGCGGCGTCTTCAGCTCGTGCGAGGCGATGGACAGGAACGCGTCCTTCTCCCGGCTGGTGCGCTCGATGGCCTCGAGCTGCCGGGAGATCTGCCAGGCCATCCGGTCGAACGTCTCCGCCAGCTGGCTCAGCTCGCGAGGCGCGTCCCTGGCCGCCTCGGAGGCGCGCGCCGTGCGGTCCCCCGCGGTCAACCGGGCCGCCGCGTGCGACACCTCCTGCACCGGGGCGACGATGACGCGCGAGAAGCCGAGCGCCAGCAACACCGCCGCCACCGTGGCCAACCCCATCGTGCCCAGCAGGCCGAAGTAGGCCTGCTCCACGTCGTGCTGCAGCCGCGTGTCCGGTTGCTCCACCACCACCCGCCAGCCCAGCGCGGGGACCTCCACCATGCCGAAGTGGCGCATCGTGCCCACGCGCACCAGTGTCACCGCGTCCTGCTCGACCTCGTAGCTCCCCGTGCCGCCGCTGCCCACGCGCTCCAGCGCCCGCTCCAGCGACGTGCCGCGGATGCTCTGCAGCTGCCCCGGTCCCTCGTCGGCCGAGTCGAAGATGATGCCCCCTCGCGCGTCGGCCACGAGCACCCGCTTCGGAGTGTCCCCCACCTGCGCGCGGGCATGTCGGCGCAGCCTCGGGAGATCCATCGCCGCCAGCACGTAGCCCGCGTAGTGCTCCTCGCGGCGGATGGGGGCCAGCGTCACCACCAGGGGGCCCTGCACGCCGCCGCGCCCGAGGAAGACGTCACTCACGAGGGGCTCGCGCGCGCTCCGCACCTCGCGCACGTAGGGCCTATCCGAGAAGTCGGTGCCCGCCAGCGGACGGCCCGCTTCGTCATTGCGCGGGGAGAAGGCGAGCGCTACCCCCTCCGGGCCGCCGATGTAGGCGTTGACGACCTCTGGCGAGTACGTGACGAGCGCGTCCAACTCGCCCTCGAGGAAATGGGGACCCGGCAGCCGCCCTTCCTGCGAGAGGCTCGTCGAGAGCGTACGGGCCAGCTTCGAGACGCCATGGCTGGCGTGCGCGAGGCTGCTCTCGATTTCACTGACCACCACCCCGGCCGCGTGCAGGTTCTCCTCGTCCACCTGCCGCACCTCGGAGGCGTAGCGCGCGCGGCCCTCGGCGCCGCCCACCACCAGCAGCGGGATGATGGCCCCCAGCGTGAGCGCCGAGCCGAACGCACGGCCGATGGACATGTCCGCCAGGGGCAGGGGCAGCAGCACACGCAGGCGCGCGCGCACGTGGGGGATGAGCAGCACCACCTGGAGGACGAGCACCGCCAACAGCCCGTTCACCGCCTGCTTCAATCCCGCCACCAGCGTGGCATCCAGCGGGATGCCCTCCACCAGCCGGTAGGTGAGGAGGAAGTACAGCGGGCTCAGCGCCCAGTAGCAGGCGTCCGCCACCAACGGGGTGAGGCGCCGACGCAGCGCGCCAACGAAGACACCCTCCAGGATGATGTTGAGCCAGCCCCAGGGATGGCCCCACAGCCAGAGGGTCCTCATTCCGGCCACAGCCCCCGCCAGCCCGCCCGCCAGTGGGCCGAACAGCACCGCGGCGATGAGCACCAGCAGGGGTCCGAGCAGCAGGTGGACCCCGGGCAGGACCTCGAGGGCCGCCAGGTTGAGCACCAACCCGATCAGCCCGAGGCCCAGACCCCACGCTATGCGCCCCAGGGTGCTCATCCGTGCCCAGGGTGCGCACCTGCTGCCGACACCGCAACGCTTCCTCGCCCTTTGGGTGCGCTGGCAGGAGTTGATGCCGGTTGACTGACCGACACGGCAGCCGAGCACGCTGGATGTCTCCAACGAGGCTGGACGCGGATCCGTGGTTCCTCGAAGGACGGGCGGGCATGCGTTGGACCCTGGACGAATCCTGGACAGCCCACGGAATGTCGGGTCTGTTTGCGCGCGGCGTCGTCCCTGTGCCAGACGGGGAGGTAGCTCCCGTCTCTCCACACCTGGGATGCAGCGCCGCGGGGGGGGTCCGGTCGGAAGCGGACCCGCAGGGGCCCCGACACGGAGAAATCATGAGACACAC contains:
- a CDS encoding class I SAM-dependent methyltransferase → MASRKSTVEAYAAQHRGDADHYATYFAGMDASMQQKVALTTAHFPTRGRVADMGSGSGRGTHDLACLYRGLELVGVDINPVSVDMAAASYQRPNLRFVVGDIADPVFPPESLDGVLDSSVLHHVTSFNGFSLARLEECLDNHVRALRTGGVIIIRDFLVPEGPEEVFLDLPETDGAAEGPVSGLSTAALFERFARDFRCSVNRDGPVPHTRLASPHAGHVRYRLTLRAANEFILRKDYRTDWDVELLEEYSYFSQSQFESAFRRRGLRILSSMPIRNPWIIANRYEGRFHLSDLEGRPLPFPATNYLIVGEKVPPGAGVELREERRESLTTPHFLSLRAWRHDSGHVLELVERPGRTLDLLPWFRQDGQVFVLAKKGFPRPIVNACADHPNLGGAALSGYVTEPLAAITHAGEAPDKAIARILHERAGLSADSIRSLSEPARYFTSPGGVSERVAAYLVEVAPTAGLPAPDYGPFTSAGSVRELDARQVLRACHVGGMVDARLEINIHRLLRHLGTSPGPWIGATLQLTEQTGGPRWAQDALTPERRVTFTPHEEGASGYLDLRTGTFSERDAEGRVLASVPREYLVPREASRNTTVALPVVRTREGFWVGLEHRELPVVQHFTGSAHFAVTPAWRLPRTLTHLGQVPAFITERLREEFSVTVRDVWELGGSYHATPGVTPELVWPFAVEVEADAACDSRLRWMPLEVLIGQLDEVQDAHLLVVAWRLAHALGVLG
- a CDS encoding YidH family protein, which codes for MTPVAPRPARDARYDWAAERTLLAWVRTGLAMMGFGFVVARFGAFLRALGVTAPGAVLDQGQSSSSMVVGLLMVAFGIVANLVAVQRYLYNHRALSRGEPIDPSPAGPAALAIFAALLGGVLVLLLGRTLLS
- a CDS encoding type III polyketide synthase → MKNNTSTREVHPTFLCLSSAFPKNAYAQKDLYETFGKEIYGDIAALERIIRRVRVKRRYLALDPREVLSRKVGLGERMAIFEREVMEVGGRSVEAVLRQVDRESIGSFVMASSTGYIAPTPDLLLARQHHLPAQLRRTFVGNMACNGGMNALNVALDSLMARPNERVLLNCTEFSSLHVRPEESSREQVVVHALFADGSASTVMGMEPPGVGPQVLDFHSTHLYGAVDLMTWRLVDEGFRMTLSPEVPGLIGEHIESLIGALTAKAGLSASDIKHWAVHPGGPKIVEVIGQKFGLSDSQLRSTWHILEEYGNCSSATVYLVLEDLIAKDKPRPGEYGVMLAFGPGLTMEGALLRF
- a CDS encoding ELWxxDGT repeat protein, whose translation is MNNPDVRSITELVDFRGKTYFGRSPDAGGPSLWKSNGTVKGTVLVKQFPEVTGASIRELTVVGDRLFFVADDGVHGAEPWISDGTSQGTRMLADITPGAASSSLEELAAVGNALFFVRRVPGTEVHEELWKSDGTAAGTVRLKDLGTAPSGGIAIGLTGSGDRLFFSGLDPAHGREPWMSDGTEAGTRMVKDINPGPQSSFPNFPVFVESGVNYFAATNPENGRELWRSDGTESGTVLVEDIVPGPTGSRPRPFTFFKGRLYFTSSESPDGALRLRTLVPGNTSSEHITDIPNPFGPGAPPPREPLVIYAAGTDNQLFMTVNFPDLTAPTPRDVQLWRTDGTGGGTRLLHRPLFLSDRYPPPNLIPMRDGVVFTGFSPETGNELWKSDGTVSGTRVLMDFVPGPTGSAPLFLTRSDGELFFVNQGADRGEQLWKLPLHKDRHHDRRAAR
- a CDS encoding M50 family metallopeptidase, translating into MSTRALLACLVLAAVASLFLWQTVWLYPFRLLVTLMHESGHALTAWALGSHVGSVTISPATGGLTYHSLTGSLWKELLIASGGYVGSSVAGALLLVAAGRMRSGRLLLWGLVAWMVGVAVLWVPLLPPDPGAAHALATGSSRSDGLFTLGFIAGMGALLGLVAWKGPVWMRRGLIVWIAALSCLMALQDIKGLFGYGLEVGVSDAQAMAQLTYLPAPLWAAVWMGVSLVAMWLGLRSILRRRRMMASRLPMTGLTFR
- a CDS encoding SDR family NAD(P)-dependent oxidoreductase, which translates into the protein MMDQEYRNALITGAPSQLARELALWLGERGTRVYVTARNQEELEPYLARARGSGARLVPVELDTSRVETARERLLALDEECGGLDLVVAAGTYEETNARDFSWERARHLIETNVMGAVALLSAVLPRMLERDRGHLVGISSLAAYRGLAGRSAYSGTKAFISNFMESLRVDLKDTRLRVTCVYPGHLRNHHAVWGHSEPFTLDEKDAAARMGRAILQGKARCAMPWQAAAFMRVMQVLPGALFDTIARRMR
- a CDS encoding sensor histidine kinase — protein: MSTLGRIAWGLGLGLIGLVLNLAALEVLPGVHLLLGPLLVLIAAVLFGPLAGGLAGAVAGMRTLWLWGHPWGWLNIILEGVFVGALRRRLTPLVADACYWALSPLYFLLTYRLVEGIPLDATLVAGLKQAVNGLLAVLVLQVVLLIPHVRARLRVLLPLPLADMSIGRAFGSALTLGAIIPLLVVGGAEGRARYASEVRQVDEENLHAAGVVVSEIESSLAHASHGVSKLARTLSTSLSQEGRLPGPHFLEGELDALVTYSPEVVNAYIGGPEGVALAFSPRNDEAGRPLAGTDFSDRPYVREVRSAREPLVSDVFLGRGGVQGPLVVTLAPIRREEHYAGYVLAAMDLPRLRRHARAQVGDTPKRVLVADARGGIIFDSADEGPGQLQSIRGTSLERALERVGSGGTGSYEVEQDAVTLVRVGTMRHFGMVEVPALGWRVVVEQPDTRLQHDVEQAYFGLLGTMGLATVAAVLLALGFSRVIVAPVQEVSHAAARLTAGDRTARASEAARDAPRELSQLAETFDRMAWQISRQLEAIERTSREKDAFLSIASHELKTPLTALKAQVQLLRRKVGGEHVARLDNVSRQVDRVTRLVNQLLDASQLGLEQLPLQRTRMDLSEVVRRVAEGLVGASPLHTLELFTRPLVGVFDELRMEQVVHNLVSNAIKYSPTGGLIEVFTRVLPDGEAELVVADRGIGLRVEDEEQLFGRFERGDRREQTGISGIGVGLYVSREIIRRHGGRISLRPREGGGAVATVRLPLGLGSEHDGTRGECEAHS